The Fontisubflavum oceani genomic interval GTACATCCTTGTTGGGCCAGCCCTCAATATCGCTGTCGGGCGGGAAGACCCCGCCGAAGGGGGCGACGGGAAAAGAAATCGCACCGCCATCCACGCCCGCTACTGCCACCGCGCCCAAATGGGCGATCCGCGATGCTGTCGCCCCGGCATAGGTGGTGCCATCCAGCGCGTTTTTGTCGAAATTCGTGCCCTGCTGCGATTGGGAGAAGTAGTAGGGCTCGACCGCGTCCGCTTGGCGCGTCGGCCTGGGACGGATCGAGAGCCAGGAGGTTGTGAATGCGGGTTCCAGAAGCGGAGCGTCGCCCTGGTCGGCCAAGGCCACAAGCCCCCGTTCCTTGTCCCCCAAATCGGCAAGGGCCGCCTGATTGGGGGTCAGATCGACGAGATCGCCATCGGCCACGGTGACGTATTCCTGCGCCGAGAGCCCGCACATCAACTGCGCATCTGCCTTGCCCAACAGATCGAGCAAGAACGGCCCCTTCGTCGCCAGATAGCTATTGGCCCCGCCGCTTGAGGTCGGGCCAGGCCGCCGCCCCAGATAGAATCCAACGCCCGGCTGCGGCGTCAACTGGACCTCATCGCCGCCGGTCGTGCGCAAGAACCGCGAGGTCAGCAAGGCGAGCGCGCAGCCTTCGTCGCGCATATCAAAGACCGTGCGCTTCGCATCATTGGGGGCCAGTGGATCCATGCGGACATCCAATGGATATGAGACCCCCTGCTCTGGGGCGGTGAACAGCGGAAAGACCAATTGCTGCGGCGTCTTCCGCCCCGTCGTTTTCAGAAAGAACCGAATCTCCCCGCCCCAAGCCGGGTCGGTGTTAAACTCGTTGTCTTCGAACAGCCGGAAGAACGCGCGCGCCCGCCAATCGGCGCGGTACCGGATCAGACCTAAGCCGGCGTCATCCGGCGCGAGCGGCATTTGCACCGTATCCTCGGTGGGCTCCGGCCCAATTGTCTTGGCGCGGTTGAGGAAGATCCGTGCGGTGCCTGATTGCCCGACCTTCAGATCGGCCTTCGGTGCCTCCCCGAAATCAAACACGACCTCGACACCCTGCTGCATGGTCAAGGCAACGTTCAGGAACGCGATCTCGGTTGTTTCCGCGACACGCCCAGCCTCCTCACCGGTCCAGGTCATCGGCATCAGGACCGCTTGCGGCATGCCGCCCGGGTCATCCACCCAGGCAAATCCTCGGTTCTTGTTCTGACCTTTCAAAGGCACGGCATCTTTCAGCGCCGTAAGGTCCTCGACCTCAAACGGATCACTCAAAAGATAAACGCCGCGGGCCTTCCAGGACGCGGCATATTCCAACTCATCGGGCGGCGCGGACCAACCTCCCCGGTCCGCGCCGAGATAGAGCAAGTGAAGCGCACGTGGTCCCGCCGTCAGCCCTCGTGCCGTCTCGTCAGAGACCTCGGCCCGATAGAGCGCAAGCGTGTCGTCTTGCAAAACGACCCTTTTGAATACCGGTGCCACGGCCCTCGGCCTCAGCTGCCTTCGTCAGCCATAAGCGTGGGCGCGAATGTTACCTCGCTGATCACCTCGCCATTGGTCCGCATCAGCAGCGCACTGCTGCGGGTGACATAGCAGATCAGATCGTCGGAAAGGGAAATCGCCGGATCAATGGTGAGGATGAAGGCGCCATTGAAGGTCGGCCGACTGAAGCTGACCGAGTTGTCGCCCTGCGCAAAACTGCAGCTATCCGTCGGGAATTTCTCACGTGGGACGGCGAGCGCATTCGGGGAATACTTGTCATCCTTCTCCTCGCTCCAGCCATCGATCGTCTCATCCGCAGGCCAGTTCCGCACTTGGACGCGGCTCATCTCTTCGGCGTTCACATTAAACAAATACACATTGCCAGCCATGGTTTACTCCTTCTGGGTGGTGAAAAAGGGTCGTCCGTCGCGACGGGGGGCACGAGCGGCCAATTATATCGCTCGATCTGCTGGCCGGAGGTCCGCATCAACAGCGCGCCATTGCCGAACAGATAGAGGATGAAGTCGGACAGAACGGCATCGGGAATGTTTGGGCTGAACTCCGCGCCGGATGGCATCGGCGGCAGGAAATCCCGATAGTCCAGCGCCACAGTATTCTCTCCGATTCCGAACACCTGAGGTTCAGGGCGCCTCTGCAAACCGATTGTTTTTGGGAACGCCTTGAAGCCGGTGCTTGGCACGATTTTATCAGGCGCCTGGACCTGTGCATGATTCACGTAAAGACGCATCGCTGACGACGTCATATTAAAAACGATGATCATGGGAAGGAAACCCAAGGGAAGTGCGCAAGGGGCGGGATTCGTAAGACGTTAAAATCAGATTCCGCAAGCAAACGCATTCCCCAAGCCATACCAATTGATCCCGAAGAAATTCCTCGAGACAGATCGGAGCAGAAGGCCCTCCAACCAATATTCTATATATTTAGGTCAACAAAAGAATATATGCGCAAGCGCACTGCATTCAAATCCTTGAACACGCATTACTTTCTGTTTTCCCGCTTATGTACCGCATTAAGTAACACACAGATTCTAAATCCATTCAATAAAAATGTTCCTTACGTCATTCAAAGAAGATAAGGATTTATTAACTATTTTTGGTAAGCAGATATGACTGAAAGAGAGGTGAATCTCTAAGCGCCGGAAAACCCTGACAGATTCTGAACCGCCGAGATGGACCATCGCGCATTCAGACGGTCAAATTCCATCCGAGACACGCAATTCATGCGCTGATTTATGCCGATGGCGCATATACCGCCGGATATATATTGCAAGTTTGGAAAACCAAATCTTGGCCGGGTCAGCATCCACCAACCCGACCCAGACACGCTACGTTAGACATCGAAGATCACTGGGAAGTGGTCACTCAAGACCAACGTATCGATCACAAATCCCTCAATCACCGCGCCGCTGCGGACCATATAGTCGAGCTTTTTGTCCGATTTCCAACGCGTTGCCTTGTCTGGCGGGCAAAGATTACCCGCTGGCACGCCGCCCGCGCCCCATTCGTCTGGCTGTCGGTTATAATCTCCTGCGGCGTCCCATGAATTTCCCGCAGCGGTGGCAGCATTAACATTTGTGACCAAGGTTGGTGCATCCGCCCCACCCCCACTTTGTGCATGGAGTGTAAAGGTCTCGTCCGTCCCGAACCGCACCCCGATTGCAGGTCGGCCTCCGGCATTCGCAACATAGCGGAATTCATCTGGCAAATCCTTTGTCACAACAGCCAGATTGACCCTATTTCCCCCAGGGTCCGTTTGCACCCAAAGGACATAGTACAGTGGAACACCCGGTTGCCATGTCAGAAAAGACCAAGCCACAGCAGGCGCAATGCCGCCCGCCCAAGTCGGTGCCGGCGGGGGTGGCGCATAGGCAGCGGACGATGGCGGAGCCGCCCCGGCCTCTTGCAAGCAGAGTATGTCGGCCTCTGCCTTCGTTAACAATTGCTGCACACCATCGACCCATTTGCTATTTGAGCTATGGGTCGCACCTTCCATATTCCAAGTAATAACACGTGTCATAAAACTCTCCCTAGAATCGATATACAGAAATGATAATCGAACCCATAAGAATACCGGCTAATTATTTTATGGATTTGATTTCTAAAATACTTCAGAAATAATGCGCAAAGAACATATTTTGCGCCCTCAACAGTTTTCATGCACACGGAATTTATATGGAGCCGACCACAAACACGGCAGGTGACCACAAGAAGTGAATTGCCCAGGCGCGTATGACGGCCTCGGCAAATGCGTTCCCAAAACCTTATGAGGCTGACTGCCGAGATTTGCGCATGATGACGCGGATCAAACCCCGCCCAATCATCTTATGCAACGCGCGTCTTGGATCTTGGAACCGACCGTCGCGAAACGGCGACCTTGCGGCACATCACAACGCCCGCGCGGCCAACACGGCCGCAAAAGCCGGCAACGTGAGGACATCCGTGATCTCGCCAACTCGCTCAGGCGTGAAATAGCCTTCATCGTCCAGCAGGTTCACGGTAGCACGAAGTTCGCCGCCGCTGACCACGGGCAGATTGAGCACTGACGCGCAGCCAAGTGCGCCGATCAACTCATAATCCGGAAATACCTTGGCGATGTCGTCCAGCGTATTGGCGACAAAACTCTCATGCCGATCATGCACGATCTCGAACCAGTCATTGCGCTCGATCGGTTTCGTTCCGGAGGTTGGATATGCGTCGGGGATGTTGGAATAAGCGCGCCGCGCAAGACCGGCCTCCATATCCACTGTCATGACCGTCCAAAGCCGAACGGGAACGCGCGCCGTGCTGAGGCGGTAAAGCGCCTCGAACACCTGATCCTCGGTGCGGGCGGCGGCCATATCGGCGACGAAGCGGCGTTGCACAGCTTGCGGCGTGGGGCGATCAGATTGCATTACTGGTTGGTCCTTTTTCGTAAGATCACGCCCCGCCGCTGGCAACATAGAGCGCCTGCGCATACGGGTCGGTAAACGCACCGTCATGCAGCGCCGTCGCAGGCGCGATTTCGACAATCCGGCCCTTGTTCATCACCGCCATGCGTTCGCAGAGGAAACTGACAACCGGCAAGTTGTGTGTGACCATCAGATAGGTCAGCCCACGCTCCGACCGGAGGCGCTTCAAGAGATTCAATATCTCCGCCTGTACGCTCACATCGAGGGCACTGGTGGGTTCATCGAGCAACATCACCTCGGGCTCCAGCATCAGCGCGCGCGCGATTGCCACACGCTGCCGCTGGCCACCCGAGAGTTGGTGCGGATAGCGAAACCGGAACCGACGGTCGAGGCCGACATCGGCCAGCGCCTGCTCAACCTTCGCGTCCTGCCCGCCAATCCCATGAATCGCCAGCGGCTCGGACAAGACGGCATCGACGGTCTTGCGTGGGTGAAGCGAGCCATAAGGATCTTGGAACACCATCTGGCAGTGCTTGGCCAGTGTCCGGTCAGGTCGGTGACTGCCCGGGCGGCCGAGGATTTGCATCTCGCCTGTCCATTCCGGCGCCAGCCCGGCAATCGCTTTGAGCACCGTGGATTTACCCGATCCGCTTTCGCCGACCAGCGCAAAGCTTTCGCCCTCGGCCACGTCGAAACTGACCCCATGCACGACACGTTGCCCGTCATAGGCGATATCCAGGTTCTTTAGCGAGATCGCCGTCATGTGCCGGCCCACGCATTGCGGTCCATCACCGGAAGCTCGGCCCGCGTTTCACGCATCTGAGGCACGGCGGCGAGCAGGCCCTTGGTGTAGGGGTGGCTGGCGGCATGCAACGCGCTGGCGTCGCAGGTCTCAACCACGCGGCCCGCATTCATGACCAAAATCCGGTCGCAATAGCGGGCCACCAGCGGCAGGTCGTGGCTGATCAGGATCAGGCCCATGCCATGATCTTTTACAAGATCATCGATCAGGCGCAGCACATCGCCCTGGACGCTCACGTCCAACGCGCTGGTCGGCTCATCGGCAATCAACAGGCTCGGGCGCGGGATCAGCATCATCGCGATCATCACACGCTGCCCCATCCCACCCGACACTTCATGAGGGTACAGGCCCGCGACACGGTCCGGGTCGTCGATCCGCACGGCTTCCAACATCTCATGCACCCGGGCGCGCATCTCGCTGCGCGGTAGGCGTTCGTGAACGCGCAGCGCTTCCTCAATTTGGGTGCCGACCGTCATCACCGGGTTCAGCGAATAGCGCGGGTCTTGCATGATCATCGAAATCCGCGCGCCACGAAGCGCCCGCATCTGACGCTCGGACAATGTCATCAGGTCCCGGCCTTCGAAGCTGATCTGTCCAGCGACGCGCCCCGGAGACCGGATCAAACGAAGAATCGCACGCCCCGTCATCGACTTGCCGGACCCGCTTTCGCCGACAATGCCAAGGCGTTCGCGGCCCAGATCGAAGGATATCCCGTCGACGACCTTCACCCGGCCATGCGACGTGGGGAAGCTGACCTCCAGGTTCTCAACGGACAGCAGGGTCACGATTTGCCCTCCGATTTCGGGTCAAGCACGTCGCGGAGGCCATCGCCCAGAAAACAGAAGCCAAGCGAGACGACGATGATGGCGAAACCGGGCATCGTGGCGACCCACCATTGATCAAGAATGAAACTCCGCCCCCGCGAGATCATCGCGCCCCATTCGGGCAGCGGCGGCTGCGCGCCCAGGCCAAGGAAGCCAAGACCCGCGGCGGTCAGGATAATGCCCGCCATATCCAGCGTGACGCGGATGATCATCGACGAGGTGCAAAGCGGAAGAATGTGCCGGGTGATCAGCCGTGTGTGGGAGGCGCCAAGCAGGCGGGTGGCGGCGACGAACTCCGAATTGCGGATGGTGAGCGTTTCCGCCCGCGCAATCCGCGCATAGGCGGGCCATGTTGTGATCGCGATGGCGATGATCGCGTTTTCGATCCCTGGCCCAAGGGCGGCGGCAAAGGCCAGCGCCAGAATCAGTTTCGGCATCGACAGGAACACATCAGTCAGCCCCATCAGCACCCGATCGGTCCAGCCACCGAAATAACCCGAGATCGCCCCGATCAGCAGACCTAGAGGTGCAGAAATCATCGCCACCAGACCAACGATCAAGAGCGTGATCCGCGCGCCATAGACCACGCGGGAAAAGATATCGCGGCCCAGTTCATCAGTCCCCATCCAATGCTCGGCCGAGGGTGGCATGAGCCGGTTTGACAGGTCCTGTCCAACCGGACTTTCCGGCGCGATCCACGGTGCAAAGATCGCGGTCAGGATCAGCGCAAGAATGATCAGACTGCCCACCACGGCCAGCGGGTTGCGCATCAGATCACCGGCGATGCGATAGGCCCGCCCGGCGGCGGCCTGACCGCGTGAGGCGGGGCTATCATCGAGTAACCAGGCGCGCATCTATCGGCTCCTCGGGTCGAGCAGGCGGTAGAGCACATCCGACACTTTGTTGATCAGAATAAAGACGGACCCGATGACCAGCGTCGCCCCCAGAACCGCATTCATATCGGCGTTGAAAAGCGCTGTGGTGAGGTAATTGCCAATCCCGGGCCAGGAGAACACCGTTTCGATCATGACCGAGCCTTCCAGAAGTCCGGCATAGGAGAGCCCGATCACGGTGATCAGGGGCACCCGGATCGCACCGAAGGCATGGACCCAGATCACCCGCCATTCTGGCACGCCTTTGACCCGCGCGGTGGTGATGTATTCCTGGCTCAACTGGTCGAGCATGAAGGAGCGGGTCATCCGCGCGATATAGGCGAGGCTGAAAACGCCCAGGATCGTGGCGGGCAAAATGATGTGCGATAACGCGCTTTGGAACACGTCCCAATCGCCATCAAGCAGACTGTCCACGGTCAGCAGGCCCGTCACGGTCGGCGTGATCCCGTCATAAAAGATGTCGACGCGCCCTGGGCCAGAGACCCAGCCCAGTGCCGCATAAAAGATCGCCAGGCCGACCAGGCCGAGCCAGAAGGCGGGCACGGAATAGCCCAGAAGGGCGAAAACCCGGATGACCTGATCGATCCAACGACCCTGATGCGCCGCGGCCAAGACACCTGCGGGGATACCGAGACCCACGCCGATGATGATCCCGAGCGTGGCCATCTCTAGCGTTGCGGGAAAAACCCGGGCTAGGTCTTCGGCAACGGGGCGGTTGGTCGAGACAGACATGCCGAGGTTGAAATTCAACACATCCCAAACGTAGCTGCCGAATTGCGCGATCAGCGGGCGATCCAGGCCCATGGCGACACGCGCAGCCTCATATTGCTCCGTCGTTGCCCGATCCCCGACCACGGCAAGAACCGGGTCAATCGGCACCACGCGACCGATAAAAAAGGTCAGCGCTAAAAGGCCCAAAAAGGTCAACGCGACAACCAACACAAAGCGCAGGAGCGCGACCGCCGGGCCGGCCAACGCGATCTGTCTTTTCGGCTGCGCGATCATCGGGTTCTCGCCTCTCTCGCCCGCGGCATGGTCCAATCCTTTCAGCGGGGGTGCCACATTTTTCTTGGTTTTGGCAAATAGTTTTGCTTAGATCAAAAAAATTATGATGAACCGAGGGAGTCTGATGGCGCGGCCAAAGCCTAAAAGTGACCCGAATTTAGGTGCGCTGATCCGCAAGCGGCGGAAGCAGCTTGACCTGACGTTGCAGGCGCTCTGCGATGATGCGGGCCTCTCGGTCGGCTATCTCAGCCAGGTGGAGCGGGGTCATGCGACGCCGTCGCTCGGCACATTGGCGCAGATCGCTCAAGGTCTCGATGTGGGGTTAGAATACTTCATCGCGACCCCGAAACCGGCCGATAGCCTTTCGCGCGCGGGAGCGCGCCCGCAGTTTTCGCTTGATGGGTCGTCGATCATCTACGAGTCGCTTGGCGCAGAGTTTCCCGGGGCGGAACTGTCTTCCTACATTCTGCATGTCCCGCCCGGCTATGCCTCGGAGACCGTCAGTCACGAAGGTGAGGAAATCATCTTCCTTCTCGACGGCGAAATCACCCAGATGCTCGACGGTCAGAGCTTCATTCTCCAACGCGGGGACAGTCTGCATTATAGCGGCTCAACCCCGCATTCCTGGTCGAACCAGACCAAGACACCCGCGCGTATCCTGTGGACTGGCACCTTGTCGGTTCTGCAGCGCAAAGGCGCGGTCAAACTGCCTGAAATGACACCGGCCAATACTAATGGCTAAAGACCGAAACGGAGGTTTATCCCAATGAAACTGCTAAAACCCGCCCTATTGGCGGCGGTGCTGGCTGCTGCGCTGGCCGCACCTGCCACGTATGCCGACACGCCCCCTGAATTGCTGGTCGTGGCCCAGAACATCGACGACATCGTCGCGATCGACCCGGCCCAGGCCTATGAATTCACCTCCGGCGAGTTGGTCACCAACACTTATGACCGTCTGGTCCAATATGATGCCGAGGACACGACGGTGCTGGCCCCCGGTCTCGCAACCGCTTGGGAGATCGACGCCGAGAACAAGACAATCACCTTCACACTGCGCGACGGCGCTGTTTTCCATTCCGGCAATCCGGTGCGTGCGGAAGATGTGGTGTTTTCTTTCTCGCGTGTGGTTCAACTAAACCTCACTCCGGCGTTCATTCTGACACAGCTCGGCTGGACGCCCGAAAATGTCGGCGAGATGGTCACGGCAGACGACAACACAGTCACCGTGCGCTATGATGGTGACTTCTCGCCCGCCTTCGTGATGAACGTGCTGGCCGCG includes:
- a CDS encoding helix-turn-helix domain-containing protein — protein: MARPKPKSDPNLGALIRKRRKQLDLTLQALCDDAGLSVGYLSQVERGHATPSLGTLAQIAQGLDVGLEYFIATPKPADSLSRAGARPQFSLDGSSIIYESLGAEFPGAELSSYILHVPPGYASETVSHEGEEIIFLLDGEITQMLDGQSFILQRGDSLHYSGSTPHSWSNQTKTPARILWTGTLSVLQRKGAVKLPEMTPANTNG
- a CDS encoding endonuclease/exonuclease/phosphatase family protein yields the protein MTRVITWNMEGATHSSNSKWVDGVQQLLTKAEADILCLQEAGAAPPSSAAYAPPPPAPTWAGGIAPAVAWSFLTWQPGVPLYYVLWVQTDPGGNRVNLAVVTKDLPDEFRYVANAGGRPAIGVRFGTDETFTLHAQSGGGADAPTLVTNVNAATAAGNSWDAAGDYNRQPDEWGAGGVPAGNLCPPDKATRWKSDKKLDYMVRSGAVIEGFVIDTLVLSDHFPVIFDV
- a CDS encoding GAF domain-containing protein, giving the protein MQSDRPTPQAVQRRFVADMAAARTEDQVFEALYRLSTARVPVRLWTVMTVDMEAGLARRAYSNIPDAYPTSGTKPIERNDWFEIVHDRHESFVANTLDDIAKVFPDYELIGALGCASVLNLPVVSGGELRATVNLLDDEGYFTPERVGEITDVLTLPAFAAVLAARAL
- a CDS encoding ABC transporter ATP-binding protein, encoding MVTLLSVENLEVSFPTSHGRVKVVDGISFDLGRERLGIVGESGSGKSMTGRAILRLIRSPGRVAGQISFEGRDLMTLSERQMRALRGARISMIMQDPRYSLNPVMTVGTQIEEALRVHERLPRSEMRARVHEMLEAVRIDDPDRVAGLYPHEVSGGMGQRVMIAMMLIPRPSLLIADEPTSALDVSVQGDVLRLIDDLVKDHGMGLILISHDLPLVARYCDRILVMNAGRVVETCDASALHAASHPYTKGLLAAVPQMRETRAELPVMDRNAWAGT
- a CDS encoding ABC transporter permease: MIAQPKRQIALAGPAVALLRFVLVVALTFLGLLALTFFIGRVVPIDPVLAVVGDRATTEQYEAARVAMGLDRPLIAQFGSYVWDVLNFNLGMSVSTNRPVAEDLARVFPATLEMATLGIIIGVGLGIPAGVLAAAHQGRWIDQVIRVFALLGYSVPAFWLGLVGLAIFYAALGWVSGPGRVDIFYDGITPTVTGLLTVDSLLDGDWDVFQSALSHIILPATILGVFSLAYIARMTRSFMLDQLSQEYITTARVKGVPEWRVIWVHAFGAIRVPLITVIGLSYAGLLEGSVMIETVFSWPGIGNYLTTALFNADMNAVLGATLVIGSVFILINKVSDVLYRLLDPRSR
- a CDS encoding ABC transporter permease codes for the protein MRAWLLDDSPASRGQAAAGRAYRIAGDLMRNPLAVVGSLIILALILTAIFAPWIAPESPVGQDLSNRLMPPSAEHWMGTDELGRDIFSRVVYGARITLLIVGLVAMISAPLGLLIGAISGYFGGWTDRVLMGLTDVFLSMPKLILALAFAAALGPGIENAIIAIAITTWPAYARIARAETLTIRNSEFVAATRLLGASHTRLITRHILPLCTSSMIIRVTLDMAGIILTAAGLGFLGLGAQPPLPEWGAMISRGRSFILDQWWVATMPGFAIIVVSLGFCFLGDGLRDVLDPKSEGKS
- a CDS encoding ABC transporter ATP-binding protein; the protein is MTAISLKNLDIAYDGQRVVHGVSFDVAEGESFALVGESGSGKSTVLKAIAGLAPEWTGEMQILGRPGSHRPDRTLAKHCQMVFQDPYGSLHPRKTVDAVLSEPLAIHGIGGQDAKVEQALADVGLDRRFRFRYPHQLSGGQRQRVAIARALMLEPEVMLLDEPTSALDVSVQAEILNLLKRLRSERGLTYLMVTHNLPVVSFLCERMAVMNKGRIVEIAPATALHDGAFTDPYAQALYVASGGA